A window of Acetomicrobium sp. S15 = DSM 107314 genomic DNA:
ATATCGTAGAGACGAACAGTTTTGGGGCAAATCCGATAAAACTTGCCTCTCGAAACTTAGACGGAAAGGCGAGAGAGATAAACGCCATCGCAGCGTCGCTTGCCAAAGAGGCCGCAGGTGATCGTCTTTTGGTGGCCGGCTCTGTCGGGCCGTTGGGGTCGCTGGTCGAACCCTTGGGGGAACTTTCTTTTGAGGACGCCGTGTCTGCCTTTAAAGAACAGATCGCCGGGCTTGCCGAGGGTGGTGCGGACTTCATCCTTATAGAGACGATGATCGATTTGCGCGAGGCCAAGGCGGCGGTGCTTGCGGCTAAAGAAGTTGCTCCTTGCCTCCCTTTCGTCGTGAGTTTCACTTTCGAAAATAACGGGCGCACGCTCACCGGCACGCCTCCTGAAGTAGCGGCTCACTGGGCGAGGGCCATCGGTGCTTCGGCGGTCGGCGTAAATTGCGGGAGTGGTCCGGAGGAGTACATAGCCGTTGTAGATTGCTTGGCCCATCACGCGGGCATTCCGATATTCGTCTATCCGAACGCCGGGCTTCCTGGATCGCAGGAGTATTGGGATCCGGAGAGATTTTCGCGTGCCGGCAGACATCTAGTCGAAGCCGGGGCTTCCGTTGTCGGTGGGTGTTGCGGCACCACGCCCCAGCACATAGAAAGCCTTGCCAGGGCCATTCGCACCCTTTCTCTGCCCCATATAAAAGAGATTCAGGGCTCGCCGCTTTGCAGCATCTCCCGGCTGGGCCTGGCAGGTGCGGAGTACCCCTTGCTTGTGATAGGCGAGAGGATAAACGTCTCCAGGCCTTCTGCTTTGAGAGAAGAGGTTTCGCGATACGAGTGGAACGTTTTGAAGAAGGAGGCGCGCGAACAGGAGGAAGCCGGGGCCCACGCGATAGACATTAACGTAAGCCTTCCGCAGATCGACGGCTCTCGTGCCATGAGAGAGGCAGTGTTGGCCGCCGAAAGCGCAACTATGCTGCCGCTATCGCTCGATAGCGATAATATGGACGCGATCGAGGCGGGGCTTCGCATCGCTTCTGGCATACCGCTGATCAATTCCGTCACCGCCAAAGGAGAAAGCCTTGAGCGGGGCATAGCCTTGGCGGCAAAATACGGAGCCTGCCTTGTGGTTCTCCTTCTGGATGAACGGGGTATCTTAGAAGATGCGGATAAAAGGATCTCTGTGGCCAGAAGGGTGTGCGAATGCGCCGACGCCCTCGGCTTTCCCAGGAAGCGACTCTTCCTTGACGCCTTGACCCTCTCTGTCGGTTCTGATGACAATGCTGCGCGAGTTACGCTCGAGACCGTAAGGCGCATCAGGTCTTTGGGGGCTTGCTCTATTTTAGGGATAAGCAACGTCTCTTACGGCTTGCCGCAAAGACCCTTAATCAACAGGACGTTTTTGGCTATGGCGATGGCTGCTGGGCTGGATGCCGTGATAGCCGACCCTTTGGATTCGAACCTGATGGAGACGATCGCTGCGGGAAATTTGTTGGTCAAGCGAGACAGAGGTGCATCGGCGTTCATCGCCTTCGCCTCGCGCGGGAAAGGCAAAAAGGAAGAGGATACGACAGGAAAAGAAGCGATCCCGCAGGATCAGATGCTCCGCGCGGCGATCATACGAGGTGAAGAGGATATGGCTTCCTCCCTTGCGTCCGCACTCATAGGATCGGGCATGCCTTCGATGAAGTTGATCGACGAGGTGCTCGTACCGGCGTTGAACGTAGTGGGAGAACTGTACGAGTGCGGTGATTACTTCTTGCCCCAGCTCATGAGTTCGGCCAAAGCGGCTCAAGCCGCCTTAGCTGCGCTCGAAGAGGGTTTTTCTGCTGGCGAGAAATCCTTGCAAAAGGGGACGATCGTAATGGCTACCGTAGAGGGAGATCTGCACGACATAGGTAAGAACCTCGTCGCTCTGGTCTTGAGGAGTCACGGCTATAACGTGATCGACCTGGGCAAAGATGTGCCTCTGGACGCGATTTTAAAATGTGCTACGGATGAGAGAGCCGATGTAATCGGCTTATCTTCGTTGATGACCACCACGACCAAGGAGATGGCGCGGGCCGTCTCTGCCGTGAGGGAGAAGAAACTTCCTTTTCGCGTCATAGTAGGAGGTGCCGCCGTGACAGAGGAGTTTGCCAAGCATATCGGGGCGGATGGTTATGCGCCCGATGCCGTCGGGGCTGTTAAACTTGTGGAGGCCCTCTTGAGCAATGTCGGAAGGGGGGAAGGAAAGTGAAAATAAAAGACCTTTTTTCCGAGAGAAGGCCTGTCATTTCCTTTGAGATATTTCCACCGAAGCGAGATCTTCCCATAGATGGCATATATGCCACCATAGAAGAGCTGAAGTCGCTGCAGCCTGACTTCATAAGTGTTACCTATGGGGCCGGAGGTTCGACGAAAGAGAGGACTGTCGAAATCGCGTCATCCATCCGAAACGTCTATGGCATAAGGGCGCTGGCCCATCTTACCTGTGTGGGTACGTCGAAGGAGGAGGCCGATTTGATCTTAAAAGAGCTCCTTTCGTGCGGCGTAACCGATGTCTTGGCGCTCAGGGGCGATCCGCCGGCCGGCATGGATATAAATTCCGTTCCGAGGCATTTCCGATATGCTGCTGATCTCGTGGCGCACATAAGACACGTCTACGGCGATGCCTTTTCGATAGGGGGGGCAGCCTATCCGGAAGGGCATGTCGAGTGCGATGATATAGAAATAGGTCTCCTTCATTTGAAAGCCAAGGTAGAGATGGGCGTCGATTTCCTGATCACACAACTGTTCTTTGAAAATGAGGACTTTTACAGGTTCTTGGAGAAGGCGAAGAGCATCGGGATAAAGGTTCCCATATCGGCCGGCATTATGCCGGTGGTCAACAAGAAACAGATAGAACGCATTGTAACGTTGTGCGGCGCCTCTATACCGCCCAAGCTGGCGCGCATCCTTTCCAGATATGCCGATGCTCCTGAAGCCTTGGAGGACGCGGGTGTGGCCTATGCTGTAGACCAGATAGTGGATCTGCTTTCGAGCGGTGCGGATGGAGTTCACATATACACGATGAACCGCCCGTGGGTGGCGCGCAGGATAATGGAAAATATAGCCAGACTCTTGAGAGAGTTGAGAAAACCGAAGGAGAGGGTCAAAGTGTCGTGAGGGGTGCGATAGATTGTCACGTTCACGTTTATCCGCCTGAGGTCATAAGGGATTGGGAGCGTATAGCTCAGAGGGAACCCTACTTTAAAACGCTTGCCTCTGGAAAAATTCACCGCTGGGCGACGGCGGAAGATGTACTGCTTCAGATGGAAGCAGACGGCATAAGCGAGAGCTGGATCTTCGGCTTCGCCTTTTCGGACCTGGGGCTGTGCAAACTTTGTAACGATTACGTCATCGAATCGATAAGGACCTCTTCAGGTAAATTGAGGGGGCTTGCCGTGGTGCCTCCCTTGGCCCCGGGGAGCGCGCGAGAGATCGAGCGATGTCGCGAAGAGGGACTTGTGGGCGTCGGCGAGCTGTTTCCCTTGGGTCAGGGCTTTGACATTTCAGACAAACGCCAGACATGGCGCTTGGCCGGGATGTGTCACGAAATGGGACTCTTTCTCCTTGTCCATGTGGCTGAGCCCGTGGGCCACGATTATCCGGGCAAGGGAAACGTGGGGCCTAAGGAGTCCTTTGGCTTTTGCTTCAACCATCCCGAGACAACAGTCCTCTTTGCCCACTGGGGTGGAGGGCTTTGGCTTTATGAGCTGATGCCGGAGGTAAAGTTGGCCTTGAGCAATGCCTATTACGATACCGCGGCGACGCCCTTTTTATACGGGGCCAAAGCCTTTGACGCTGCAGCGGGCGCAGGCGTCCTCGATAAAATCCTTTACGGCAGCGATTATCCCATTCTGAGCACTGAACGCTACATAAGGTTGCTTGAGGGAAGTTCTCTTACCGAGAAAAACAAAGAGGCCGTTCTCAAGCGCAATGCCGAGAGGTTGCTCCAAGGCATTAGAGCAAGCGATAGACGGAAATAAATAGCGATAGCGGGAGGAAACGAAAGCGGTTGGATCATACGGGAGGCGTTTTGGAAAAATTGGGCGCCGTTGAAATTCCGGAACTCGTCCTCGAATCCGGAAAGAAGCTGGTCGGTGTCAGACAAATCTACGCGCAGTACGGCGAACCATCCCCAGCGTGCGACAACGTGGTATTGGTTTGCCATGCCCTCACAGGCAGCCACCATGTAGCCGGGAACGATGTCGAAGGGCTTCCGCCTGCGTGGTGGCCAAATCTCGTAGGACCTGGCAAAGCCATAGATACGTCTTCTCTTTGCGTCGTCTGCTTCAACTTCTTAGGGAGTCCATACGGCAGCACGTCGCCCGCGAGCATAAATCCCTCCACCAGGCGCCCCTATGGCATGAGCTTCCCGGTGTTTTCGGTGCGCGATATGGTGCGCGCTCAAGCTGCTGCTCTTCGCGAGCTCGGCGTCAGGCGCCTCGCTGCCGTCGTCGGTGGATCTCTTGGCGGCATGCAGGCGCTCGAGTGGGCCGTGATGTATCCGGAGATCGCAGAACGTGCCGTTGTCATAGCAGCCCCTCTTTGTCTTTATCCCCAGGCGATAGCCTTCAACGAGGTTCAAAGGCAGGCCATAATGGCCGATCCGGAGTGGAAGGGCGGAGATTATTACCCTGGGCCCGGTCCGGAGAGGGGTTTGGCCGTGGCAAGGATGCTCGCCATGATCACGTATCGCAGCGAAGCCGTCTTCGTGAGGCGCTGGATGCGCCAGCTCGCTTCGGGCCAGCCGTGGGAGTGGAACGGTCGCTTTAAGGTCGAAAATTACCTTCATTACCATGGTGAGGAATTGGTCCGCCGATTCGATGCCAACTGCTACATCTACCTCACGCGAGCCATGGATCTCCACGATGTGGGCGAAGGGCGCGGAGGAGCGGAGTCTGCTCTGTCCAACTTCTCTGGCAAGCATCTTTTGGCTATAGGCATCACCAGCGATTGCCTTTTCCCAACGTGGCAAGTTGAGGAAATTTCGACAATTGGCAAGAGCGCCGGTGTAAAGACATCATACGATGAGATCGAGAGCGAGAACGGCCACGACGCCTTTCTCATAGATGTCGATCAATTGGACGACATACTGCGCGAATTCTGGGAAAGGACCGACCTATAGACGAAAGCATGCGTTATTATATTTTTAAACTGCTGAGAGATTGAAATCCACTTAGGAGGTACGGCGATGTCCTTTGAAAAGAGACTTTCTTCCGCGTTGGACGAAGGCGAGATCGTTGGCCTCGTGAGCGATCTTGTCAGGATTCCCAGCCACAAAGCTTGTAAAGATAGAGAACGGAAGGTGGCGGAATTCATTTTCCGGTTTTTTGGGGAGAACGGCATCGACGCTGAGTTAATTCCCATCATCGATGAACGGCCAAATGTAATCGCTCGTATTCGAGGTACAGGTGGAGGTCTAACGCTTATGCTGAACGGTCATACCGACACAGTGCCACCTTATGGCATGGATGATCCTTACAGCGGTGCTGTCAGAGAGGGCCGAGTTTATGGCCGCGGCAGTTGCGACATGAAAGCTGGTCTTGCTGCTATGATGTGTGCCTTGGTGGCGCTCAAGCGCGCAGACATCTCCCTCTCTGGTGACGTGGTTTTTACGGGTGTCATCGACGAGGAATTTAAAAGCGAAGGAACAGAAGCAGTCATTCAAAGTAACTTATCGGCCGACTATGCCATAGTCGGCGAGCCTACGGAACTGTCGGTGGCGCTGGGTCACCGTGGGCTGGAATGGATCGACATAGTCTTCGAAGGCCGGGCTGCCCATAGCGGAAATCCAGAAAAAGGCATTAACGCCATATCTAAGGCTGCAGCCTTTATTCGGGCGGTGGAAGAGCAACTCCTGCCGCGCTTGGAGAACCGGACTCATCCTGTGGTTGGCAAATCAACCCTGAACTTTGGTACCATTCACGGCGGAGATCAACCGAGTAGCGTGGCTGGCCACTGTGTTTTGCAGCTCGACCGACGGTATACGCCGAACGAAAGCCTGGCACAAGTGTTTAAAGACTTTGAGGACATCATCCAAGATTGCCATGCCTTAGATCCATCCTTCAAAGCCTCCGTGGTTCGGAATATGGATAACATGGCGACGATGGACCACCTTCCGGTTTTTCTCGAGGAAGACCATCCCCTCGTAGCGGCATTAGTCGAGGCTCATGAACGCGTCCATGGAAAACCGGCGGCACTTTCGATCAAGTCAGGATGGACAGATGCTTCTCTTCTTCAAAATTATGGAAGAATTCCAACCCTCAACTATGGCCCAGGATCACTGGCACGAGCCCACACGGAGTTGGAGTATGTCGAGATCGATCACCTAAAGCCCGCTGCTCTGGTCTACGCCCTTACGGCGGTTAAACTTTGTGGGCCTGCCGCAGAACGTGATAAAAAGGGGAGGTGATTTCCACGGGTGTGACCTTTTGACGCAGAAAAGGCAATTCGAAATTTGATCGTTTTTGAGGAAATTTGAGGAAAGGAGAGAGATTAATGACAGCGGAACATAAGTCGAAGGTACCGCATACATTTGTTTTGCTTTTTGCCTTGATCGTCCTTGCTGCAATTGGCACCCATGTCCTTCCTGCCGGTCAGTTTGATCGTGTGAAAGATCCGAACACGGGGCGGACTGTGGTCGTTGCAGGTACGTACAAACATGTCGATCAATCTCCTGTGGGTTTTTTCGACACCTTCGTCGCAGTACAGGAGGGAATGGTCGATGCTGCAGAAGTGGTCTTCTTCATTTTTCTGGTGTATGCATCGTTCTATGTCGTCCTTCAGACGGGAGCATTGCATTCGCTCATCGGTTTTCTCTTACGGGTGCTCAAAGGCAAAGAGGCGATTATGATCCCGATTTTCATGTACCTCTTTGCCTTGGGCGGCTCTGTCTTTGGAATGTTTGAAGAGACCTTTGGGTTCATTCCGCTCTTCGTCGGTCTTGCCATAGCGATGGGATATGATGCGATTGTTGGCATGAGCATGGTCTCCCTCGGAGTGGCCATGGGTTTTGCGGCAGCTTTTATGAACCCCTTCACGGTTGGTTTGGCTCAGAAGTTCGCTGAGTTGCCGCTCTTTTCTGGAATGGGCTTTCGGATAGCCAGTTGGTTTGTGTTTGTTACCATGGCTGTGCTCTGGACAATGCGATATGCTGCAAAGATCAAAAGAGATCCCACAAAAAGTGTGATGTATGGCCTTGATGTTGGAGTTCTGGCTCTCGACCGCAGCGAGCTCATCGTCAGACGTTTTCAAAAGCGGGATGTAGCGATCCTAAGCCTCGTGTTGGCTTTGATCGTGCTCCTGATTTGGGGTGTTATCGTTAAAGGCTGGTATTTTAATGAACTGGTAGGGTTGTTTATCATTATGGGTGTCTCGGCTGGCGCTATTGCCGGTTGGGGGCCCAGTAAGATTGCCGTGACATTTCTGGAAGGTGCCAGAGACATCACTTTTGGAGCCCTCGTAGCCGGCCTTGCAAGGGGAATTCTTGTAGTTATGCAGCATGGAAACATCATCGACACAGTTATTTACGGGATGGCTCAACCACTGTCGGCCTTCCCAAATTGGGTGGCGGCTGAGGGGATGCTTATCGTGCAGACATTGATAAACTTTTTCATACCCTCCGGTTCTGGCCAAGCTGCGGCGACGATGCCAATCATGGCGCCCCTCTCGGATCTTTTGGGTATAAAGCGCCAGGTGGCTGTACTTGCTTACCAATATGGAGACGGTTTTTCAAATATTCTCTGGCCGACAACGCTTTTGCCGGTTATCTGTAGCATTGCTAAGGTCCCCATCGAGCGATGGTGGCGGTACTTTGTGCCCTTTTTCTTAATTCTGATTCCAGTGCAGATGATTTTCATTGCCATAGCTCTGGCGATCGGCTATCAGTAGAGCAGAAATTATTGCTCAAAGAGAAGGGTCTAAGACCCTTCTCTTTTTCTGTCGAGAACGTAGGCGAATCGCCTTGCCATGATGAGCAAAACAAGAAAGGAGCATATAACAGTGAGAGAAGCGCAATGGGATATCCTGATACAAGATGGTCTGGTCGTGTTTCCAGACGAAAAGGCGATGCGAAACTGTTCGGTCGGCATCTCGAGAGGTAAAATCATTTCAGTGGGCGACCTCAAACGGTCGGCACAACGAGTGATCGATGCCACAGGATGCATCGTTTCGCCAGGATTTATCGACATTCACATGCACAACGAAGAGCGGGAAGATCCCTTTACTGTACAACAATCTCTCCTTCTGCAAGGCGTGACGACTGCCCTTGCCGGCAACTGCGGCAGCGGCCTTTTTATTGACGAATATATGGCCATGATAGATGTGCCGTACATGAATCTGGCACTTTTGACCGGACACAACCGCCTTCGAGAAGCCGTGGGTATCACCGATGTTTACAAGGAAGCCGATAGACGAGAAATAGCCGGTATGTGTCGGCTTCTCGATGGAGAACTCCGGAAGGGCTCCTTTGGGCTCTCCTTTGGGCTCGAATATGCTCCCAATACGTCGAAGCGGGAAATTCGGCAGCTGGCGGAGGTCCTCACCGACTTCGATCGCAGGCTCATTTCGGTCCATATCCGCTGCGACGGCTCAGCGTGCGTCGGCGCTGTGCAAGAGATGATCGATCTGGCGAAGGAAACGGGTCTTCGAGTCCAATTATCGCATCTTGGGAGCATGACCGCTTTTGGCGCCTCGCAAAAGGTTCTCGATATGATTGATCGGGCTCGTCTGGATGGCGTCGATATTCGCTTTGATACCTATCCATATGCTGCATTTTGCACCTTCATCGGATCCCCCGTCTTCGATCCAGGGTTTGAGAAGCGCTGGAATAAGGGGCTGGAAGCCCTTGAAGTTGCTTCTGGTCTATACAAGGGGCGACGCCTTGACGAACAGCTTTATGCACGACTCAGAATAGAGGAGCCAAGGACACTTATCGTTGCCCATGTGATGGATGAGGATGAGATGCGTATCTGTTTGCGACATCCGCTGGCAGCTCTCGCTTCCGATGCTGTCTTACACGAAAAGAGTGGACATCCTCGTGTGGCGGGAGCCTTTCCGAGAGGGATTCGTTGGCTAAAAGACGATGGTCTGTCTTGGCCTGAAACGCTTGCGCACGCAACGACCATTCCTGCCGAGGACATGTGGATAGAGTCTGGGCGTATTGCTGAAGGGGCGCCAGCGGATTTTGTTATTTTTGACCCAAGTCGCTTAGTTGATCGAGCGACCTTTGAAGATCCTCTTCTTCCTCCTGATGGAATTGAATACGTCATTGTGGGTGGTCAGGTTGTCGTAGAAAGAGGAATTATCAAGGAACCCAGGCGTGGGGCGTTCCTTTTGCGACCCATGTCTCTGTCATCTATAGAAGAGGTGTGAACGAGAT
This region includes:
- a CDS encoding homocysteine S-methyltransferase family protein, producing the protein MSHLNLRTWIAEHGCPVVLDGAMGTLLQERGWNPPALPEEMNLTSPKIVRDIHASYAVAGANIVETNSFGANPIKLASRNLDGKAREINAIAASLAKEAAGDRLLVAGSVGPLGSLVEPLGELSFEDAVSAFKEQIAGLAEGGADFILIETMIDLREAKAAVLAAKEVAPCLPFVVSFTFENNGRTLTGTPPEVAAHWARAIGASAVGVNCGSGPEEYIAVVDCLAHHAGIPIFVYPNAGLPGSQEYWDPERFSRAGRHLVEAGASVVGGCCGTTPQHIESLARAIRTLSLPHIKEIQGSPLCSISRLGLAGAEYPLLVIGERINVSRPSALREEVSRYEWNVLKKEAREQEEAGAHAIDINVSLPQIDGSRAMREAVLAAESATMLPLSLDSDNMDAIEAGLRIASGIPLINSVTAKGESLERGIALAAKYGACLVVLLLDERGILEDADKRISVARRVCECADALGFPRKRLFLDALTLSVGSDDNAARVTLETVRRIRSLGACSILGISNVSYGLPQRPLINRTFLAMAMAAGLDAVIADPLDSNLMETIAAGNLLVKRDRGASAFIAFASRGKGKKEEDTTGKEAIPQDQMLRAAIIRGEEDMASSLASALIGSGMPSMKLIDEVLVPALNVVGELYECGDYFLPQLMSSAKAAQAALAALEEGFSAGEKSLQKGTIVMATVEGDLHDIGKNLVALVLRSHGYNVIDLGKDVPLDAILKCATDERADVIGLSSLMTTTTKEMARAVSAVREKKLPFRVIVGGAAVTEEFAKHIGADGYAPDAVGAVKLVEALLSNVGRGEGK
- the metF gene encoding methylenetetrahydrofolate reductase [NAD(P)H], coding for MKIKDLFSERRPVISFEIFPPKRDLPIDGIYATIEELKSLQPDFISVTYGAGGSTKERTVEIASSIRNVYGIRALAHLTCVGTSKEEADLILKELLSCGVTDVLALRGDPPAGMDINSVPRHFRYAADLVAHIRHVYGDAFSIGGAAYPEGHVECDDIEIGLLHLKAKVEMGVDFLITQLFFENEDFYRFLEKAKSIGIKVPISAGIMPVVNKKQIERIVTLCGASIPPKLARILSRYADAPEALEDAGVAYAVDQIVDLLSSGADGVHIYTMNRPWVARRIMENIARLLRELRKPKERVKVS
- a CDS encoding amidohydrolase family protein; this translates as MRGAIDCHVHVYPPEVIRDWERIAQREPYFKTLASGKIHRWATAEDVLLQMEADGISESWIFGFAFSDLGLCKLCNDYVIESIRTSSGKLRGLAVVPPLAPGSAREIERCREEGLVGVGELFPLGQGFDISDKRQTWRLAGMCHEMGLFLLVHVAEPVGHDYPGKGNVGPKESFGFCFNHPETTVLFAHWGGGLWLYELMPEVKLALSNAYYDTAATPFLYGAKAFDAAAGAGVLDKILYGSDYPILSTERYIRLLEGSSLTEKNKEAVLKRNAERLLQGIRASDRRK
- the metX gene encoding homoserine O-acetyltransferase MetX — translated: MDHTGGVLEKLGAVEIPELVLESGKKLVGVRQIYAQYGEPSPACDNVVLVCHALTGSHHVAGNDVEGLPPAWWPNLVGPGKAIDTSSLCVVCFNFLGSPYGSTSPASINPSTRRPYGMSFPVFSVRDMVRAQAAALRELGVRRLAAVVGGSLGGMQALEWAVMYPEIAERAVVIAAPLCLYPQAIAFNEVQRQAIMADPEWKGGDYYPGPGPERGLAVARMLAMITYRSEAVFVRRWMRQLASGQPWEWNGRFKVENYLHYHGEELVRRFDANCYIYLTRAMDLHDVGEGRGGAESALSNFSGKHLLAIGITSDCLFPTWQVEEISTIGKSAGVKTSYDEIESENGHDAFLIDVDQLDDILREFWERTDL
- a CDS encoding M20 family metallopeptidase; this encodes MSFEKRLSSALDEGEIVGLVSDLVRIPSHKACKDRERKVAEFIFRFFGENGIDAELIPIIDERPNVIARIRGTGGGLTLMLNGHTDTVPPYGMDDPYSGAVREGRVYGRGSCDMKAGLAAMMCALVALKRADISLSGDVVFTGVIDEEFKSEGTEAVIQSNLSADYAIVGEPTELSVALGHRGLEWIDIVFEGRAAHSGNPEKGINAISKAAAFIRAVEEQLLPRLENRTHPVVGKSTLNFGTIHGGDQPSSVAGHCVLQLDRRYTPNESLAQVFKDFEDIIQDCHALDPSFKASVVRNMDNMATMDHLPVFLEEDHPLVAALVEAHERVHGKPAALSIKSGWTDASLLQNYGRIPTLNYGPGSLARAHTELEYVEIDHLKPAALVYALTAVKLCGPAAERDKKGR
- a CDS encoding YfcC family protein; amino-acid sequence: MTAEHKSKVPHTFVLLFALIVLAAIGTHVLPAGQFDRVKDPNTGRTVVVAGTYKHVDQSPVGFFDTFVAVQEGMVDAAEVVFFIFLVYASFYVVLQTGALHSLIGFLLRVLKGKEAIMIPIFMYLFALGGSVFGMFEETFGFIPLFVGLAIAMGYDAIVGMSMVSLGVAMGFAAAFMNPFTVGLAQKFAELPLFSGMGFRIASWFVFVTMAVLWTMRYAAKIKRDPTKSVMYGLDVGVLALDRSELIVRRFQKRDVAILSLVLALIVLLIWGVIVKGWYFNELVGLFIIMGVSAGAIAGWGPSKIAVTFLEGARDITFGALVAGLARGILVVMQHGNIIDTVIYGMAQPLSAFPNWVAAEGMLIVQTLINFFIPSGSGQAAATMPIMAPLSDLLGIKRQVAVLAYQYGDGFSNILWPTTLLPVICSIAKVPIERWWRYFVPFFLILIPVQMIFIAIALAIGYQ
- a CDS encoding amidohydrolase family protein yields the protein MREAQWDILIQDGLVVFPDEKAMRNCSVGISRGKIISVGDLKRSAQRVIDATGCIVSPGFIDIHMHNEEREDPFTVQQSLLLQGVTTALAGNCGSGLFIDEYMAMIDVPYMNLALLTGHNRLREAVGITDVYKEADRREIAGMCRLLDGELRKGSFGLSFGLEYAPNTSKREIRQLAEVLTDFDRRLISVHIRCDGSACVGAVQEMIDLAKETGLRVQLSHLGSMTAFGASQKVLDMIDRARLDGVDIRFDTYPYAAFCTFIGSPVFDPGFEKRWNKGLEALEVASGLYKGRRLDEQLYARLRIEEPRTLIVAHVMDEDEMRICLRHPLAALASDAVLHEKSGHPRVAGAFPRGIRWLKDDGLSWPETLAHATTIPAEDMWIESGRIAEGAPADFVIFDPSRLVDRATFEDPLLPPDGIEYVIVGGQVVVERGIIKEPRRGAFLLRPMSLSSIEEV